In Symmachiella dynata, the following are encoded in one genomic region:
- a CDS encoding glycosyltransferase, with product MRFLVLAYSYPPTVNPRAVRWGAIAQHWAAMGHHVDVISGWAPGQPREEGHDQLHIRRVGGNLSERMRGLLRPGGAIASPESDRRSSESPRTGSHRLKKIARACHDATWKKLYWPDSNCLWQTPAVKAAGRLLEEHRYDAVVSVSIPFTSHLVAYRLAAQLRNAAWLVDVGDPFSFMDQCTPNNTALYRGKNTAWEHRIFRRSSVVSVTSDETADRYCALFPDCADKIHVIPPLATQPCGPVNDKSQTDPLKLVYTGTLYRDIRNPTFLFELFGEILKSSPKRGLELHLYGLVNDCSDIVATYQRKFGSALRVHGTVPPAAAQQAVANADLLVNLGNSTSYQLPSKIVDYAATGKPILNLTTIEHDSSAAFLRTHPATLTLRDNEFLGHGRMIRDVVRFITAPPTVSASTLRQWMSPFTIENIAARYLELAVPTETVHAPTTVWQKAA from the coding sequence ATGCGGTTTTTGGTTCTCGCCTATTCCTATCCCCCCACCGTCAATCCACGGGCCGTTCGCTGGGGTGCCATTGCCCAGCATTGGGCGGCAATGGGGCATCACGTCGACGTGATCAGCGGGTGGGCGCCGGGACAACCGCGTGAAGAAGGCCACGATCAACTCCATATTCGCCGCGTCGGAGGAAACCTCTCTGAACGCATGCGGGGTCTATTACGTCCGGGAGGGGCGATTGCTTCACCGGAATCGGATCGCCGATCGAGTGAATCGCCACGCACCGGCAGCCACCGGTTAAAAAAAATAGCGCGTGCTTGCCACGACGCGACTTGGAAGAAACTGTACTGGCCCGATTCCAATTGCCTGTGGCAGACGCCGGCGGTTAAAGCGGCGGGCCGATTGCTTGAGGAGCATCGCTACGATGCCGTCGTCTCGGTGTCGATTCCTTTCACCTCGCACTTAGTCGCATATCGTCTAGCTGCGCAGTTGCGCAACGCGGCTTGGCTGGTCGATGTCGGCGACCCGTTTTCCTTCATGGATCAGTGCACCCCGAACAATACGGCGTTGTATCGCGGAAAGAACACAGCCTGGGAACATCGCATCTTTCGTCGCTCATCGGTGGTCTCTGTGACTAGTGATGAAACAGCAGACCGTTATTGTGCTCTTTTCCCGGACTGTGCCGACAAAATTCATGTCATCCCGCCACTGGCAACGCAACCGTGTGGCCCCGTGAATGACAAATCTCAAACTGACCCCCTCAAATTGGTTTACACAGGCACGTTGTATCGCGACATCCGCAATCCCACCTTTTTGTTCGAACTGTTCGGGGAGATACTCAAATCGTCGCCGAAGCGGGGGTTGGAATTGCATCTGTACGGGCTCGTGAATGATTGCAGCGATATCGTTGCCACGTATCAACGCAAATTCGGCAGCGCACTACGAGTTCACGGAACCGTGCCACCTGCGGCAGCGCAACAGGCCGTTGCGAATGCCGATCTGCTCGTCAATTTGGGGAATTCCACCAGCTACCAGTTGCCCAGCAAAATTGTCGACTATGCGGCGACAGGAAAACCGATTCTCAATTTAACCACAATCGAACACGACAGTTCCGCAGCTTTCTTGCGAACCCATCCGGCGACATTGACGCTCCGCGACAACGAGTTCTTGGGCCACGGAAGAATGATCCGTGATGTGGTCAGGTTTATTACTGCGCCGCCCACTGTCAGTGCGTCAACGTTACGTCAATGGATGAGTCCCTTCACAATCGAAAACATCGCAGCCCGTTATCTAGAATTGGCCGTCCCCACAGAAACGGTTCACGCTCCCACAACGGTCTGGCAAAAAGCCGCATAA
- a CDS encoding glycosyltransferase family 2 protein, whose translation MNSIKIAASTTKDPRNTQTPTFSVMTPVYNGEAFIHRCYGVLREQTFTDWEWVVVDDGSTDRTAEIVRSIDDDRIRLISYPENQGRGYARTEALKACRGDWVVLWDADDIYFPDRLERIEAAREQDYDYYCSYAVVVDNTLRIKGVRGFLPASGILPRFFVHSTLACPVELAREIGYDIFREQGGPGEDFRIVMTLGGHYNGFYDNDASAVYQEDREVNLQKSIDTNKAQKRALRMLYHEGILPQRPWGLFALMVRRSIKITILHLMRIAPGLYLRTVKLRAYGDTAPGFQLSQQRREFIDWVHRTDFSESIKQPQACPLVFPTMPLRKAN comes from the coding sequence GTGAATAGCATCAAAATAGCGGCATCCACCACCAAGGATCCGCGTAACACGCAGACACCAACGTTTTCTGTGATGACTCCTGTCTACAACGGCGAAGCGTTTATCCATCGCTGTTACGGAGTGTTGCGGGAACAAACGTTTACGGATTGGGAATGGGTCGTGGTGGACGACGGCTCCACGGACCGGACCGCTGAAATTGTTCGGTCGATCGACGATGACCGGATTCGCCTCATTAGTTATCCGGAAAACCAAGGGCGCGGTTATGCGCGGACCGAAGCACTCAAAGCCTGCCGTGGTGATTGGGTTGTTTTATGGGATGCGGACGACATCTACTTTCCGGACCGCCTGGAACGAATCGAAGCGGCTCGCGAGCAAGATTACGATTATTACTGTTCCTATGCGGTCGTTGTCGACAACACATTGAGAATCAAAGGCGTACGAGGATTCTTACCGGCGTCGGGTATCCTGCCGCGTTTCTTCGTGCACTCCACATTGGCCTGCCCGGTCGAGTTGGCCCGGGAGATCGGTTATGACATCTTTCGCGAGCAAGGGGGACCGGGTGAGGATTTTCGGATCGTGATGACCTTGGGCGGCCATTACAACGGCTTTTACGACAACGATGCTTCGGCCGTCTATCAAGAGGATCGCGAAGTCAATTTGCAGAAGTCCATTGATACCAACAAAGCCCAGAAGCGGGCATTGCGGATGCTGTACCACGAAGGAATCTTGCCACAACGTCCCTGGGGCTTATTCGCCCTCATGGTGCGGCGGTCGATTAAAATCACAATTTTGCATCTCATGCGAATTGCCCCCGGTTTGTATCTGCGGACGGTCAAACTTCGAGCCTACGGCGATACCGCCCCCGGTTTTCAGCTTTCCCAACAACGGCGTGAATTCATCGACTGGGTCCATCGCACCGACTTTTCAGAGTCGATCAAACAACCGCAGGCCTGTCCGCTGGTGTTTCCAACAATGCCGCTGCGCAAAGCGAATTAA
- a CDS encoding TIGR01457 family HAD-type hydrolase — protein MNHGFLIDMDGVIYRGSELIPGAEKFISKLRREDIPFLFLTNNSQRTRRDVATKLMRMGINVEEEHVFTCAMATARFLARQKPCGTAYVIGEGGLTQALHTNGYSIVDHDPDYVVVGEGRSFNFEMIETAVRMILNGAKLVATNMDPNCPTQHGLRPGCGAIVAMLETATGQKAFSVGKPSPIMMRHARKELGLATSEVTMIGDTMETDILGGVEMGYNTVLVLSGGTCRDDLVNFAYQPGRVVDSIADLCDALELVAGSAA, from the coding sequence ATGAACCACGGATTTTTGATCGACATGGATGGTGTGATTTATCGGGGCAGCGAATTGATTCCGGGCGCGGAAAAGTTCATATCAAAGCTGAGACGGGAAGATATTCCCTTTCTGTTTCTCACCAACAACAGTCAACGCACGCGACGTGACGTCGCCACGAAATTGATGCGGATGGGAATTAACGTGGAAGAAGAGCACGTATTCACTTGCGCGATGGCCACGGCGCGCTTTCTGGCACGGCAAAAACCGTGCGGCACTGCCTATGTCATTGGCGAAGGGGGACTGACCCAAGCCCTGCATACCAATGGCTACTCAATTGTCGACCACGATCCCGATTATGTCGTTGTTGGCGAAGGGCGGTCCTTTAACTTTGAAATGATCGAAACCGCTGTCCGCATGATTCTAAACGGCGCAAAATTGGTTGCGACCAACATGGATCCGAATTGCCCGACCCAACACGGACTCCGTCCAGGCTGTGGAGCCATTGTGGCCATGCTGGAAACCGCAACCGGGCAAAAGGCGTTCAGCGTCGGAAAACCAAGCCCAATTATGATGCGTCATGCGCGCAAAGAATTGGGGCTAGCAACGTCCGAAGTCACGATGATCGGCGACACCATGGAAACCGATATCCTGGGTGGCGTTGAAATGGGTTACAACACCGTGCTGGTCCTCTCCGGGGGCACCTGCCGGGACGATCTGGTCAATTTCGCTTACCAACCGGGGCGCGTCGTTGATTCGATCGCTGACCTGTGCGATGCCCTTGAATTAGTCGCCGGCTCCGCTGCGTGA
- a CDS encoding Gfo/Idh/MocA family protein: MSKIRWGVLGVAKIATVKVIPAMQQSDLCEITGLASRTAEKSRAAAEELGIANSYGSYEDLLADPDIDAVYNPLPNHLHVPWSIKALEAGKHVLCEKPIGLTSTEGQQLVDAGKAHPQLKLMEAFMYRHHPQWVTAKKLVKEGGIGELRTIQSFFSYFLSDPDNYRNHADWGGGGLMDIGCYPISLSRFIFDAEPTSVSGAVEYDPNFNIDRLASATMDFGVGTSTFTCGTQLTPYQRVNIFGTTGRVEIEIPFNAPPDCPCKIWHETAAGIEEISFDICDQYRIQGDLFSEAILNNTPVPTPIEDAVANMRVIEAIVRAGKAGVWEQV, from the coding sequence ATGAGCAAAATCCGTTGGGGCGTTCTGGGCGTCGCCAAAATCGCGACCGTCAAAGTCATCCCCGCCATGCAACAAAGCGACCTTTGCGAGATTACGGGCCTTGCCTCGCGGACGGCGGAAAAGTCGCGGGCTGCTGCTGAGGAGTTGGGGATCGCCAATAGCTATGGATCCTATGAGGACCTACTGGCAGACCCGGACATCGATGCGGTTTATAATCCGCTCCCCAATCATCTGCACGTCCCTTGGTCGATCAAAGCGCTCGAAGCGGGCAAGCATGTACTTTGTGAAAAACCGATTGGACTGACATCCACTGAAGGCCAGCAATTGGTCGATGCGGGCAAGGCCCATCCGCAGCTCAAGTTGATGGAAGCTTTCATGTACCGCCACCACCCCCAATGGGTGACCGCTAAAAAACTGGTCAAAGAGGGGGGCATTGGCGAACTGCGGACGATTCAATCATTCTTCTCTTACTTTTTGAGCGACCCTGACAATTATCGCAACCACGCCGACTGGGGCGGCGGCGGATTGATGGACATCGGGTGTTATCCGATTTCACTGTCCCGATTCATTTTCGATGCCGAACCGACGTCTGTAAGCGGGGCAGTCGAATACGATCCGAATTTCAACATCGACCGTCTCGCCTCAGCAACGATGGATTTCGGTGTCGGCACAAGCACGTTCACCTGCGGGACGCAACTGACGCCCTACCAGCGGGTGAATATTTTTGGCACGACCGGCCGGGTCGAGATTGAGATTCCCTTCAACGCCCCGCCAGACTGCCCGTGTAAAATTTGGCACGAAACGGCCGCCGGTATTGAGGAGATATCGTTTGACATCTGCGATCAATACCGCATCCAGGGGGATCTATTCTCAGAAGCAATTCTCAATAACACTCCTGTTCCCACACCGATTGAAGATGCGGTTGCCAACATGCGCGTCATCGAGGCGATTGTGCGGGCAGGCAAAGCGGGGGTCTGGGAACAGGTTTAA
- a CDS encoding NADPH-dependent FMN reductase, with protein MTTPKILAFAGSTRTDSFNKKLIHIAADAARAAGAEVTVIDLRDLELPLFDQDDEAAHGLPPGALRLKELMATHDGLLISSPEYNSSLSGVLKNAIDWASRKATPDEPALSSFSGKVAGIMSASPGGLGGLRGLVHLRSILSNIKVLVLPQQMAISAAHNAFSEDGSLKDSKQHEAIAEIAVRLAVVLKKLNG; from the coding sequence ATGACCACACCCAAAATCTTGGCATTTGCCGGCAGTACACGCACCGATTCCTTTAATAAAAAACTGATCCACATCGCTGCTGATGCCGCCCGTGCCGCTGGGGCTGAGGTGACGGTGATTGACCTGCGCGATTTGGAGTTACCGCTGTTCGATCAAGACGACGAGGCTGCCCACGGATTGCCGCCAGGAGCGTTGCGTCTCAAAGAGTTAATGGCGACCCACGATGGATTGCTGATTTCTTCGCCGGAGTACAACAGTTCGCTCTCAGGGGTGCTCAAAAATGCCATCGATTGGGCGTCCCGCAAGGCGACTCCCGACGAACCGGCGCTGAGTTCGTTTTCTGGAAAGGTCGCCGGAATAATGAGCGCTTCGCCCGGTGGTTTGGGCGGCTTACGGGGGCTTGTTCACCTGCGGTCCATACTGTCCAATATAAAAGTGCTCGTCCTGCCGCAACAAATGGCAATTTCAGCTGCCCACAACGCTTTTTCCGAGGATGGTTCGTTAAAAGACTCGAAACAACACGAGGCCATTGCCGAGATCGCGGTGCGCCTCGCAGTCGTCTTGAAGAAGCTGAATGGCTAA
- the nadA gene encoding quinolinate synthase NadA: MSEFAENSTLKLSPLTVTEPEVYEDPLELMDEIDRLKVEKDATILAHYYVDGEIQDVADFNGDSLKLARDATQVSTSTIVFCGVHFMAESAKILNPEKTVLLPDLLAGCSLAESCPAEKLAAYQADLRAKGHDFETVSYINTSAAVKSLSDWIVTSGNAREIIDRVPTDKEILFVPDQHLGRYLSEVTGREMILWPGSCMVHEIFSIQDMRRVKKNNPGSQVIAHPECPKSILDESDFIGGTEKMRRHVMEVTEPTTFLVATESAMIHPLEKAAPQHKFLPVPGVMESTGETCACNRCPHMARNTLQKLRDCLKTGQPEIAWQPYFEKAQEVLTRSLLQ; this comes from the coding sequence ATGTCAGAGTTTGCTGAAAATTCGACGTTGAAATTGTCCCCCCTCACGGTGACGGAGCCGGAGGTCTACGAAGATCCGTTGGAATTGATGGACGAAATCGACCGCCTCAAGGTCGAAAAGGATGCCACGATTCTCGCGCATTACTACGTGGATGGCGAAATCCAAGATGTGGCGGATTTTAACGGCGACAGCCTGAAGCTGGCCCGGGATGCGACGCAGGTCTCGACTTCGACGATTGTATTTTGCGGCGTGCACTTTATGGCCGAGTCGGCCAAGATCCTCAATCCGGAAAAGACAGTCCTGCTGCCTGATCTCTTAGCCGGCTGTTCCCTCGCCGAAAGTTGCCCCGCCGAAAAATTAGCAGCATACCAAGCGGACCTACGTGCCAAAGGGCACGACTTCGAGACCGTCTCGTACATCAACACCTCCGCCGCCGTCAAAAGCTTGTCGGACTGGATCGTCACCAGCGGCAATGCTCGCGAAATCATCGACCGTGTTCCGACGGACAAGGAAATCTTGTTCGTCCCAGACCAGCATTTGGGGCGTTATCTGTCAGAAGTCACCGGCCGTGAAATGATCCTTTGGCCGGGCAGTTGCATGGTGCATGAGATCTTCAGCATCCAGGACATGCGGCGGGTGAAGAAAAATAATCCCGGCAGCCAGGTGATCGCCCATCCGGAATGCCCCAAGTCGATTTTAGATGAGAGCGATTTCATCGGCGGCACGGAAAAAATGCGGCGGCATGTGATGGAAGTCACCGAGCCCACAACGTTCCTCGTCGCCACTGAATCGGCGATGATTCATCCCTTGGAGAAGGCGGCGCCGCAACACAAATTTTTACCGGTGCCGGGTGTCATGGAATCGACCGGTGAGACCTGTGCTTGTAATCGTTGCCCGCACATGGCCCGCAACACATTGCAAAAATTGCGAGACTGCCTCAAAACCGGCCAACCCGAAATCGCGTGGCAGCCGTATTTTGAAAAAGCACAAGAAGTCCTCACGCGGAGCCTATTGCAGTAA
- a CDS encoding aspartate kinase, with protein sequence MLLVVQKFGGTSVADADKIKAAAARAVKAKRLGHQVVMVVSARGKKTDELVGLAAEITETPPAREMDMLLSTGEQESVALMAMAVQTLGEEAISLTGGQIGIVTDSTHTKARIRSISTDRMRQALKQGKIVIAAGFQGTDEDFNITTLGRGGSDTTAVALAAVLQADVCEIYTDVEGVFSTDPRMVETAQKINRISYDEMLELASLGAGVMHSRSIEFADKFRVPIRVRPAYSDAEGTLIAPEPADHLPVVTGVAFVRDEARVSLSKLPDRPGVMQVVLQKMSERKIPVDMIIQDVGDGGLAEVSFTVPQNDLAETLTAAEAAIEELGAGEVLHGTNLSKVSVVGAGMRRHTGVAAQMFQALCDAEVNIGMITTSEIKISVLVSRDQCEKAVHAVHAGFGLHKEHALTPPLGQSHAASPTGATFTNEEWETDVIAKLSSMEDIVVSDVCLDREQSLVTISNIPDTPGIAAALFSANAKADVMVDMIVQNISHSGLAHLSFTVPKAQLQTSLEITRAAAEQWPTTELNSQDHIAKLTVSGIGLRSHTGVGERMFHALAEANINVQLINTSEVRISTVIDLESGEAAHRAVLDAFGLEG encoded by the coding sequence GTGTTGTTAGTTGTGCAGAAGTTTGGGGGAACCAGCGTCGCGGATGCTGATAAAATCAAGGCGGCCGCTGCACGGGCAGTGAAGGCCAAACGGTTGGGGCATCAGGTCGTGATGGTGGTCAGCGCCCGCGGTAAGAAAACCGACGAATTGGTCGGGTTGGCGGCGGAAATTACAGAGACTCCGCCGGCGCGGGAAATGGATATGTTGCTCTCGACCGGCGAACAGGAATCAGTCGCGCTGATGGCGATGGCGGTGCAGACGCTGGGCGAAGAGGCGATCAGCCTGACCGGCGGGCAAATCGGGATCGTCACCGATTCGACGCACACCAAAGCCCGCATCCGCAGCATCTCGACCGACCGCATGCGCCAAGCGTTGAAGCAAGGCAAAATCGTCATCGCCGCTGGGTTTCAGGGAACCGACGAGGATTTCAACATCACCACACTCGGACGTGGCGGCAGCGATACCACGGCGGTCGCCTTGGCGGCGGTGTTGCAGGCGGATGTCTGTGAGATCTATACCGATGTCGAAGGGGTCTTCAGCACCGATCCGCGGATGGTGGAAACGGCCCAAAAAATCAACCGCATCTCCTACGACGAAATGCTGGAACTGGCCAGTTTAGGAGCTGGGGTGATGCACTCGCGGTCAATCGAATTCGCCGACAAATTCCGCGTGCCGATCCGAGTCCGTCCGGCCTATTCCGATGCGGAGGGAACTTTGATTGCCCCGGAACCGGCCGATCATTTGCCGGTGGTTACGGGTGTGGCGTTTGTGCGGGATGAAGCCCGCGTCAGTTTGTCGAAGTTGCCCGACCGGCCCGGTGTGATGCAGGTTGTGCTGCAGAAAATGTCGGAGCGCAAAATCCCCGTCGATATGATCATTCAGGACGTGGGCGATGGCGGTTTGGCCGAGGTCTCCTTCACCGTCCCGCAAAATGACCTCGCCGAAACTCTCACAGCCGCCGAGGCCGCCATTGAGGAATTGGGCGCGGGGGAAGTTTTGCACGGCACGAATCTCTCCAAAGTTTCGGTCGTCGGCGCGGGAATGCGTCGGCATACGGGAGTGGCGGCGCAGATGTTTCAAGCGTTGTGTGACGCGGAGGTGAACATCGGCATGATCACCACCAGTGAAATCAAGATTTCCGTGCTGGTTAGCCGCGATCAATGTGAAAAAGCGGTTCATGCCGTTCACGCGGGATTCGGTCTGCACAAGGAACACGCGTTGACTCCGCCATTGGGACAGTCGCATGCCGCTTCGCCCACCGGAGCAACGTTCACTAACGAGGAATGGGAAACCGACGTCATCGCCAAATTGTCGTCGATGGAAGATATCGTGGTCAGCGACGTCTGCTTGGATCGCGAACAATCGCTGGTCACGATCAGCAACATCCCGGACACCCCCGGCATCGCCGCAGCATTGTTCAGTGCCAACGCCAAGGCAGACGTGATGGTCGACATGATCGTACAGAACATCAGCCACAGTGGGTTGGCGCATCTATCCTTCACAGTCCCCAAAGCGCAGTTGCAAACCAGTTTAGAAATAACTCGCGCAGCAGCTGAGCAGTGGCCGACGACAGAGTTAAATTCTCAGGATCACATCGCAAAATTGACGGTCAGCGGCATTGGCCTACGCAGCCATACCGGCGTGGGAGAAAGAATGTTCCACGCGCTGGCAGAGGCTAATATCAACGTGCAATTGATCAACACCAGCGAAGTCCGCATCAGCACGGTGATCGACCTGGAGAGCGGCGAAGCGGCGCACCGCGCGGTGCTGGATGCGTTTGGGTTGGAGGGATGA
- a CDS encoding NAD(P)-dependent oxidoreductase produces MKICIVGASGKLGKYMVQHALDRGYEVVGVCREKSVPKLDAFKDRITILPGPTNDRELIQKAVQGCDGVLTVLAPWGVHDYASGTAQAVLDYAQPGARLIFSCGWHITRDGQDVYSTLFKVLVAIIGFIVRLVRLVDLNDQVEACRRIFDSDTRWTVVRGSDLEEGPSQGLPVWSHHVGDPILKSNLTRRIDFALFMVEALTNDDLIHEAPAIVGCKTASALEHAGVTVQ; encoded by the coding sequence ATGAAAATCTGTATCGTCGGGGCCTCCGGCAAACTAGGCAAATATATGGTGCAGCACGCGCTCGACCGGGGCTATGAGGTCGTGGGCGTCTGCCGCGAAAAGAGCGTCCCCAAGCTCGATGCATTTAAGGACCGTATTACGATCCTCCCCGGACCAACCAACGACCGCGAACTGATTCAAAAAGCGGTCCAGGGGTGTGACGGTGTCCTCACGGTACTCGCTCCGTGGGGTGTTCACGATTACGCCTCCGGTACGGCCCAAGCGGTGTTGGACTACGCACAACCGGGGGCGCGGTTGATCTTCTCCTGCGGCTGGCACATCACCCGCGATGGCCAGGATGTCTACTCAACGTTGTTCAAAGTGCTTGTGGCAATCATCGGCTTTATCGTGCGGCTGGTACGATTGGTCGACCTCAACGACCAAGTCGAAGCTTGCCGCCGCATCTTCGACAGCGACACCCGTTGGACCGTCGTTCGTGGCAGCGACCTCGAAGAGGGACCCAGCCAAGGCCTCCCCGTCTGGAGCCACCACGTCGGCGATCCGATCCTCAAAAGCAACCTCACCCGCCGCATCGACTTCGCCCTATTCATGGTCGAGGCGCTGACGAACGACGATTTGATCCACGAAGCCCCTGCGATCGTTGGGTGTAAGACGGCATCGGCGCTGGAGCATGCGGGAGTGACTGTGCAATAA
- a CDS encoding outer membrane protein assembly factor BamE has protein sequence MKTPFLILSLCGLLLGLGCSGGTSAAPFNKAPFDQKLWNAGGDKRQFMILDIQTHHLHPGMNQSDVLTLLGKPDDEALAKEVTRPAANADIYFFYDIGLTPEAFDTAQFVVVFDGSGKVIETSVFEN, from the coding sequence ATGAAAACACCGTTCCTCATCTTAAGCCTGTGCGGGCTGCTTCTGGGATTGGGCTGTTCCGGTGGAACCTCAGCCGCGCCTTTTAATAAAGCTCCCTTTGATCAGAAATTGTGGAACGCCGGCGGGGACAAACGGCAGTTCATGATCCTCGATATCCAGACGCATCATCTTCACCCCGGAATGAATCAAAGTGATGTGTTAACATTGCTCGGGAAACCCGATGATGAAGCTTTGGCCAAGGAGGTGACACGTCCCGCAGCGAATGCGGACATCTATTTCTTTTACGATATCGGCCTGACTCCCGAGGCATTCGATACCGCACAATTTGTCGTCGTCTTCGACGGATCAGGAAAGGTCATTGAGACGTCGGTGTTCGAAAACTAA
- a CDS encoding ThuA domain-containing protein, with protein MPIAFPKITAALALLTLASPALFAAEPHPNRVVWEGDAGPGQGKHIVFIAGDHEYRGEETLPALARILAKDYGFKCSVCFTTDPADGTIKPGSNHITGLEALKTADLMVLFTRFQAFDDEQMQHIDDYLASGKPVIGLRTSTHAFNGLKGKFAHYNEGYDGEQQDWQGGFGEAILGEHWVGHYGRNHQQSSRLLLEPRQRKHPILRGVNNVHVQCGGYNAHPREGSTILARGQILNGMQPTAESDETKEILPVVWVRQYQADNPKSRVFATTHGASEDILNPGFRRLLINAHLWCLGMDKAIASDNPIAFIGPYHPTTFNFDGHRQGVKPADLAGWESAILGGE; from the coding sequence ATGCCGATCGCATTCCCGAAAATCACCGCCGCTCTCGCTCTGCTCACACTCGCCTCCCCTGCTCTGTTCGCTGCGGAGCCGCATCCCAATCGTGTGGTTTGGGAAGGCGATGCCGGGCCTGGTCAGGGAAAGCACATCGTGTTCATTGCCGGCGATCATGAGTATCGCGGCGAAGAGACCTTGCCGGCGCTCGCTAGGATTTTGGCCAAAGATTATGGTTTCAAATGCAGTGTGTGCTTCACGACCGATCCGGCGGACGGCACGATTAAGCCGGGGAGCAATCACATCACCGGACTGGAAGCGCTCAAGACGGCCGATTTGATGGTGCTGTTCACGCGGTTTCAGGCGTTCGATGATGAGCAGATGCAGCACATCGACGACTACCTCGCCAGCGGCAAACCGGTGATCGGCTTGCGGACCTCGACGCACGCCTTCAACGGCCTGAAAGGCAAATTCGCCCACTATAACGAAGGCTACGATGGCGAGCAGCAGGATTGGCAAGGCGGTTTTGGCGAAGCGATCCTCGGCGAACATTGGGTCGGCCACTACGGCCGCAATCATCAGCAAAGCTCGCGGCTATTATTAGAACCGCGGCAACGCAAGCATCCCATACTGCGAGGCGTGAACAATGTGCACGTGCAGTGCGGCGGCTACAACGCGCACCCGCGCGAAGGGAGCACGATCCTCGCGCGTGGACAAATCCTCAACGGCATGCAACCGACCGCCGAGTCGGACGAGACCAAGGAAATCCTACCCGTCGTCTGGGTCCGCCAGTACCAAGCGGACAACCCAAAATCACGCGTCTTCGCCACCACCCACGGCGCTTCGGAAGACATCCTCAACCCCGGCTTCCGCCGCCTACTGATCAACGCCCATCTGTGGTGCTTGGGAATGGACAAAGCGATCGCCTCGGACAACCCCATCGCCTTCATCGGCCCGTATCACCCGACGACGTTTAATTTCGATGGACACCGCCAGGGAGTGAAGCCAGCGGATCTTGCGGGGTGGGAATCGGCGATTTTGGGTGGGGAGTAG
- a CDS encoding DUF6985 domain-containing protein — protein MDISELGPLSPDTDVPDWLTSRPIAVPYFDGLELAFTLCGLEESDKNETVAVVRNFLDLDRRDRLAVGSYVFEYYLRYTELAAEFGWCSPINSQEDVWSHVHPTEVFVERRARGDREIYVQIAAECDWEPEHGLQIIYRAGEVLSRVSYQDGHLTHTDAFDLPEEQDQIV, from the coding sequence ATGGACATATCCGAACTTGGTCCTCTTTCGCCAGACACTGATGTTCCAGATTGGCTGACTTCCAGGCCCATCGCTGTCCCTTATTTCGACGGTCTAGAATTAGCATTCACGCTTTGTGGTTTGGAGGAGTCCGATAAAAATGAAACTGTTGCGGTCGTTCGAAATTTCTTAGACCTCGACCGGCGCGATCGCCTTGCCGTCGGCTCTTACGTGTTCGAGTACTATCTTCGATATACAGAATTGGCAGCCGAATTCGGTTGGTGCTCGCCGATCAACTCACAGGAGGATGTCTGGTCTCATGTCCATCCAACCGAGGTATTTGTAGAGCGGCGAGCTCGGGGTGATCGGGAAATCTATGTCCAAATCGCAGCCGAATGTGATTGGGAGCCTGAGCATGGTTTGCAGATCATTTACCGCGCGGGGGAAGTCCTAAGTCGTGTAAGTTATCAAGATGGACACCTAACACACACTGATGCATTCGACCTCCCCGAGGAGCAAGACCAAATCGTTTGA